From Nicotiana tabacum cultivar K326 chromosome 22, ASM71507v2, whole genome shotgun sequence, one genomic window encodes:
- the LOC142175876 gene encoding cytochrome P450 94A1-like, with protein sequence MALGHDLAYLSNSPNFPPTHFADAFESAFEISMKRIFSFFWKAKRFFNMGSERRLRRDISEIRGFIREIITSRRKVVSSSTSGTDHHHYHASDFLSGLMNDPEGKFDVDEFLIDSSINFLLAAQDTVITALTWYFWSVLKNPDVEDRIVKEVKEKKSSNIRDMIYTHASICESLRLHPPVPFGGREATEDDVLPDGTKVKKGMAVFYHIYAMGRSPELWGSDWPEFRPERWLKRSEENGGEWTFVARDSFTYPVFHGGPRICLGKEIAFTHIKSVVAAVLGRFHFVLAPVMEEHREPVFFSNSTLNMTNGFLVKVVDRM encoded by the coding sequence ATGGCACTCGGCCACGACCTGGCCTACTTATCCAATTCACCTAATTTTCCACCGACCCATTTCGCCGACGCTTTCGAGTCTGCATTTGAGATCAGCATGAAGAGgatcttttcatttttttggaaAGCCAAACGATTTTTCAACATGGGCTCCGAAAGGAGACTCAGACGTGACATCTCTGAAATCCGAGGATTTATTAGAGAAATAATCACAAGCAGGCGGAAGGTTGTAAGTAGTAGCACTAGTGGTACtgatcatcatcattatcatgcATCAGATTTCTTATCTGGCTTAATGAATGATCCAGAAGGAAAATTTGATGTTGACGAGTTCCTTATTGATTCCTCCATAAACTTCCTTCTGGCCGCTCAGGATACCGTCATTACAGCTTTAACATGGTATTTCTGGTCAGTCTTGAAAAACCCAGATGTGGAAGATAGAATTGTTAAAGAAGTGAAGGAGAAAAAGAGTAGTAATATTAGGGACATGATTTATACCCACGCTTCAATTTGTGAAAGCTTGAGACTTCACCCTCCAGTCCCTTTTGGTGGAAGGGAAGCTACAGAGGACGATGTGTTGCCTGATGGTACAAAGGTGAAAAAGGGGATGGCTGTTTTCTATCATATTTATGCAATGGGGAGGTCGCCGGAATTGTGGGGTTCCGATTGGCCGGAGTTCCGCCCTGAGAGGTGGCTGAAGAGATCAGAAGAAAATGGCGGGGAATGGACCTTCGTGGCTAGGGATTCGTTCACATATCCAGTGTTTCATGGAGGTCCAAGAATCTGCTTAGGGAAAGAGATTGCTTTCACGCATATCAAAAGCGTGGTCGCCGCCGTCTTAGGCAGGTTTCACTTTGTGCTGGCGCCGGTCATGGAGGAACATCGTGAACCTGTTTTCTTCTCAAATTCCACTTTAAATATGACTAATGGTTTTCTTGTAAAGGTTGTAGATCGTATGTAA
- the LOC142175877 gene encoding cytochrome P450 94A1-like, whose protein sequence is MGEYDFAFYWLFFLPALLLLFSIYFGSYLIKKFDNNDKDALPRPYPLLGHLVAILRNRNQNIVEWMCEVVNKSPSATFFLHLPLRRHPHILTSNPANVQHILKIRFEIYHKHRKFGVVLHDLCRDNVFLADGQR, encoded by the coding sequence ATGGGGGAATATGATTTTGCTTTCTATTGGCTGTTTTTCCTACCAGCTTTGCTCCTCTTGTTTTCCATCTACTTTGGATCATACTTGATAAAAAAGTTTGATAATAATGATAAGGATGCACTCCCAAGACCATATCCTTTGTTGGGTCATCTTGTAGCAATCTTAAGAAATCGCAATCAGAATATAGTTGAATGGATGTGTGAGGTTGTTAACAAATCACCCTCCGCCACCTTTTTCCTCCATTTGCCTCTACGGCGACACCCTCACATCCTCACCTCTAATCCTGCCAATGTTCAGCACATTCTCAAGATTCGCTTTGAAATCTACCACAAACACAGAAAATTCGGAGTCGTTCTTCACGACTTGTGCCGAGACAACGTTTTCCTAGCAGACGGCCAACGCTGA